One stretch of Chryseobacterium fluminis DNA includes these proteins:
- a CDS encoding UDP-N-acetylmuramate--L-alanine ligase yields MKTHFIAIGGSAMHNLAIALKDKGYQVTGSDDAIFEPSKSRLAEKGILPEELGWFPEKISSDIDAVILGMHAHQDNPELAKAKELGLKIYSYPEFLYEQSKNKTRVVIAGSHGKTTITSMILHVLNFHQKDVDFMVGAQLEGFDCMVKLTPDNDFMVLEGDEYLSSPIDLRSKFLLYQPNIALLSGIAWDHINVFKTFDDYTEQFRKFVASITPGGILVYNEEDPEVVKVVEAAENYFRKIPYHTPDYEIISGKVHLKTEMGDIPLSVFGAHNLLNLEGARHICHHLGVMDEDFYEAIMSFKGASKRLEKVEREDHGTLYKDFAHAPSKVKAAVKAFNEQFKKDKKYGFLELHTYSSLNPAFLEQYDNAMDDLDEAVVFYSEDALKIKRMDPISPELIREKFKNENLKVFTDAEELHAYWDLLDKTQGVFLMMSSGNFGGLDLTK; encoded by the coding sequence TTGAAGACCCATTTTATCGCTATCGGCGGGAGTGCCATGCATAATCTTGCCATTGCATTAAAAGACAAAGGATATCAGGTAACAGGTTCAGATGATGCTATTTTTGAGCCTTCAAAATCCAGGTTGGCGGAGAAGGGAATTTTACCCGAGGAGTTAGGCTGGTTTCCCGAAAAAATCTCTTCTGATATTGATGCTGTTATTCTCGGAATGCATGCCCATCAGGACAATCCTGAATTGGCAAAAGCAAAAGAACTGGGTTTAAAAATTTATTCTTATCCTGAATTCCTTTACGAGCAGTCTAAAAATAAAACAAGAGTGGTGATCGCCGGTTCTCATGGAAAAACTACGATTACTTCGATGATCCTTCATGTTCTGAACTTTCATCAGAAAGATGTTGATTTCATGGTAGGCGCCCAGCTGGAAGGCTTCGACTGTATGGTAAAACTTACCCCGGACAATGATTTTATGGTATTGGAAGGCGATGAATACCTGTCCTCTCCTATCGATCTGCGTTCAAAATTTTTGTTGTATCAGCCGAATATTGCTTTGTTAAGCGGAATCGCATGGGATCATATCAATGTTTTCAAAACGTTTGACGATTATACAGAACAGTTCAGAAAATTCGTGGCCAGCATTACGCCGGGAGGAATTCTGGTCTACAATGAGGAAGATCCTGAGGTCGTGAAAGTAGTGGAGGCGGCTGAGAATTATTTCAGAAAAATCCCTTACCATACGCCGGATTATGAGATCATAAGTGGAAAAGTTCATCTAAAAACTGAAATGGGAGATATCCCGCTTTCCGTTTTTGGTGCTCACAATCTTCTGAACCTTGAAGGTGCAAGACACATCTGCCATCATCTGGGCGTGATGGATGAAGATTTCTACGAAGCGATTATGAGCTTTAAAGGTGCTTCCAAACGACTTGAAAAAGTGGAAAGAGAAGATCACGGAACACTTTATAAAGATTTTGCCCATGCTCCCAGTAAAGTTAAAGCTGCCGTGAAAGCCTTTAATGAGCAGTTTAAAAAAGATAAAAAATACGGTTTCCTGGAACTTCATACCTATTCAAGCCTGAATCCTGCCTTTCTGGAGCAGTATGACAATGCGATGGATGACCTGGATGAAGCAGTCGTTTTTTATTCTGAAGATGCCTTGAAGATCAAAAGAATGGACCCGATCTCTCCGGAACTGATCAGAGAAAAATTTAAAAATGAAAACTTAAAAGTTTTTACTGATGCCGAAGAGCTCCACGCCTATTGGGATCTTCTGGATAAAACCCAGGGAGTTTTCCTGATGATGAGCTCAGGTAATTTCGGAGGTCTCGATTTGACGAAATAA
- a CDS encoding PKD domain-containing protein: MNYFQKNRKNIIIGVIATLLIAALVVLWLQKKVIHSADDIVGVVYPSSVAVGDTLLFEDKTQFAKTKRWNFGDGTTSDKSSGIHFYNKPGYYQVTLIVDSKYSKSFPVMVSARSLPKPKDTMKIKTTIDGPSQAMQFINVQFRAISEAKQFTWKFGETGNIDSKDKMAIYSYKKPGDYVVTLFTDEGKEPILHHIKILPAYDAMEEEVSVEDAYAKIDNDFKYHLQQIANGNSFNTHYNYLLRTYLCNNENTVVKVNDSKANNFYMYCAGLQFDKNNVIQTVKVNFDDAQNCVTKVDINQSK, from the coding sequence ATGAATTACTTTCAAAAGAACAGGAAAAACATTATTATCGGTGTCATTGCGACGCTGCTCATTGCAGCTTTGGTCGTATTGTGGCTGCAGAAGAAAGTCATCCACTCAGCCGATGATATTGTAGGAGTTGTCTATCCGTCTTCGGTGGCTGTGGGAGATACCCTTTTATTCGAAGACAAAACACAATTTGCAAAAACCAAAAGATGGAACTTCGGGGATGGTACCACATCAGACAAAAGCAGCGGAATTCATTTTTACAATAAACCGGGATATTATCAGGTAACCTTAATTGTGGACAGCAAGTATTCTAAATCATTTCCCGTAATGGTTTCTGCAAGAAGTCTTCCGAAGCCGAAGGATACGATGAAAATCAAAACCACGATTGATGGTCCTTCCCAGGCTATGCAGTTCATTAATGTGCAGTTTCGTGCGATTTCTGAGGCTAAACAGTTTACATGGAAGTTTGGGGAAACAGGAAATATAGATTCCAAAGACAAGATGGCCATTTATTCATATAAAAAACCGGGCGATTATGTGGTAACCTTGTTTACGGATGAGGGAAAAGAACCTATACTGCACCATATCAAAATTCTTCCGGCCTATGACGCCATGGAAGAAGAAGTAAGTGTGGAAGATGCCTACGCGAAAATTGATAACGATTTTAAATATCACCTGCAGCAGATTGCCAACGGGAACAGTTTCAATACCCATTACAATTATTTACTGAGAACGTATCTGTGTAACAATGAAAACACAGTAGTCAAAGTTAATGACAGCAAAGCCAACAACTTCTATATGTATTGTGCAGGGCTTCAGTTTGATAAAAATAATGTCATTCAGACCGTAAAAGTAAATTTTGACGATGCACAGAACTGTGTCACCAAAGTAGATATCAATCAAAGTAAATAA
- a CDS encoding ribonuclease E/G produces the protein MKKELIVSHEDDLTKIVLLEDGRLCELHEQEDKSEFIVGDLFVGKVKKLAPNLNAAFVNIGYEKDAFLHYQDLGPQYLTYRKFLKDTISKKQSSSSLKNFEIQPEIDKNGTVDKVVAKDDLVLLQITKEPISTKGPRISTQVSLTGRFLVLIPFDNKVSISKKVKSFEEKERLRTLIESIKPEGFGVIIRTVAEGKKVADLHNDMNQLIQKWETTFKNIQKNKVPARVLSEEDKASAILRDNFNQDFVSITCDDEQMVEEMKNYVEVIAPERKNIVHFYNSHIPLLEYYNVEKQLKQSFGKHVNIPSSKGAYLVIEHTEALHVVDVNSGNNITAGNTANKEHALHVNKMASTEIARQLRLRDMGGIIVIDFIDMPNPEHRRDLFEHLKEEMKRDKARHKILPPSKFGLIQITRQRNRPEKQIETKEENPNKDGEIVAPIVIVERMGETLRTIMQKEKGKLYLHVHPFVEAFLTKGINSIQMKWFVKYKKWVTIIPRDSFKYLEYRIYNANKEELIGYSN, from the coding sequence ATGAAGAAAGAACTAATAGTTTCGCATGAGGATGATCTTACAAAGATTGTATTGCTGGAAGACGGAAGACTATGTGAACTTCATGAGCAAGAGGACAAAAGCGAATTTATAGTTGGAGATTTGTTTGTTGGAAAAGTAAAAAAACTGGCCCCTAACCTTAATGCCGCATTCGTAAATATAGGATATGAGAAGGATGCATTCCTGCATTATCAGGATCTGGGACCACAATACCTTACTTACCGTAAATTTCTGAAAGATACGATTTCTAAAAAACAAAGCTCCTCAAGCTTAAAAAATTTCGAAATACAACCCGAAATAGACAAAAATGGAACAGTAGACAAAGTAGTCGCTAAAGATGATCTTGTTTTGCTGCAAATTACCAAAGAACCTATTTCTACAAAGGGACCCCGAATTTCTACTCAGGTTTCTTTAACAGGCCGTTTTTTGGTACTGATACCTTTCGATAACAAAGTTTCAATTTCTAAAAAAGTTAAAAGTTTCGAAGAAAAAGAAAGACTGAGAACACTTATTGAAAGTATTAAGCCTGAAGGGTTCGGAGTCATCATCAGAACCGTAGCCGAAGGTAAAAAAGTAGCCGATCTTCATAATGACATGAATCAGCTGATCCAGAAATGGGAAACTACTTTTAAAAACATTCAGAAGAATAAAGTTCCGGCCCGGGTTTTAAGCGAAGAAGACAAAGCTTCAGCTATTTTACGAGACAATTTCAACCAGGATTTCGTCAGCATTACATGCGATGATGAGCAAATGGTGGAAGAAATGAAAAATTATGTGGAAGTTATTGCTCCGGAAAGAAAAAATATTGTCCATTTTTATAATTCCCACATTCCTCTACTCGAATATTACAACGTTGAAAAACAGCTTAAACAAAGCTTTGGAAAACACGTTAATATTCCAAGTTCCAAAGGTGCTTATCTGGTCATAGAACACACAGAAGCCCTTCACGTCGTAGACGTCAACTCCGGCAACAACATTACAGCCGGAAATACCGCCAATAAAGAGCATGCATTACATGTGAACAAAATGGCATCCACAGAGATCGCCAGACAGCTGCGTCTCCGTGATATGGGAGGGATTATCGTGATCGATTTTATCGACATGCCCAATCCTGAACACCGAAGAGATCTGTTCGAACATCTTAAAGAAGAAATGAAACGTGATAAAGCACGTCACAAGATTCTTCCGCCAAGCAAGTTCGGATTGATACAAATTACCAGACAGAGAAACCGTCCGGAAAAACAGATCGAAACCAAAGAAGAAAACCCTAATAAAGACGGAGAAATCGTTGCTCCGATCGTTATTGTGGAAAGAATGGGAGAAACCCTCAGAACAATTATGCAGAAGGAGAAAGGAAAACTGTACCTGCATGTTCATCCTTTCGTGGAAGCATTCCTGACCAAAGGGATCAACAGCATCCAGATGAAATGGTTTGTTAAATACAAAAAATGGGTAACCATCATTCCCAGGGATTCTTTTAAATATTTAGAATATAGAATTTATAATGCCAACAAAGAAGAGCTGATTGGATATTCTAATTAA
- a CDS encoding HU family DNA-binding protein has product MTKAELVNTISNKLGTEKNETQKVVEAFMQEIRTSMYNGDNVYLRGFGSFIIKTRAAKTGRNISKNTAIEIPAHNIPAFKPSKSFVEKVKTKVAVK; this is encoded by the coding sequence ATGACAAAGGCAGAATTGGTAAACACCATCTCAAATAAGTTGGGAACAGAAAAGAATGAAACACAGAAAGTTGTAGAAGCTTTTATGCAGGAGATCAGGACTTCTATGTATAATGGGGATAACGTTTATTTAAGAGGTTTTGGTTCTTTTATCATTAAAACGAGAGCTGCTAAAACGGGAAGAAATATTTCTAAGAACACTGCGATTGAGATTCCTGCTCATAACATTCCTGCTTTCAAACCTTCAAAATCTTTTGTTGAGAAAGTAAAAACAAAAGTTGCAGTAAAATAA
- the tssO gene encoding type VI secretion system TssO — translation MSSNREKKLNKSDVRIGIWKFVLSFIVLSAVSFCCVFFFFKSYDTQREGIKKEADAYRELLTRGDLLRTHVDSIFYRMDQLDIGKVNNDIILKNYILDNVQDAKNIMGKDSVDNFKHYSILMKHIEPMLALKNQIVGVSYKEQIALRDVSECRGKIGIANSELKVDPTRKFTGSRRRK, via the coding sequence ATGTCTTCGAACAGGGAGAAAAAATTAAATAAATCGGACGTCAGGATAGGCATTTGGAAATTTGTTCTATCATTTATCGTTTTATCGGCAGTTTCTTTTTGCTGCGTTTTCTTTTTCTTTAAGAGTTATGATACTCAGAGAGAGGGAATTAAGAAGGAAGCGGATGCTTATAGAGAGTTGCTCACCCGGGGCGATCTTCTCAGAACCCATGTAGACAGTATTTTCTACAGGATGGATCAGCTGGACATCGGCAAGGTCAATAATGATATTATTCTCAAAAATTATATTCTCGATAATGTTCAGGATGCCAAAAACATCATGGGTAAAGACAGCGTGGATAATTTTAAGCATTACTCTATTTTAATGAAACATATAGAGCCAATGCTGGCCCTGAAAAACCAGATCGTAGGCGTATCGTACAAAGAGCAGATTGCTTTAAGAGATGTCAGCGAATGCCGGGGGAAAATCGGAATTGCCAATAGTGAACTGAAGGTAGACCCTACCAGAAAATTTACCGGAAGCAGAAGAAGAAAATAA
- a CDS encoding type VI secretion system transmembrane protein TssO gives MQGHISLSKKEKHYQFIYLILMLAAAIVFLSVIFLKGFESPFSDEDVISIRNLEEKSKFDQQQKFTYKLLDSTFSQIRRLTDEPPSPFEEDRIMNGINDVANYYANNNTLDIRKEAYPQIANFYKMYFDDKKIISSKTENIKKLEKQFEDCSIGFKEKKSQLFQRENALKARSQ, from the coding sequence ATGCAGGGACACATTTCGTTATCAAAAAAAGAAAAGCATTACCAGTTTATTTATTTAATATTAATGCTTGCCGCCGCCATTGTTTTTTTAAGTGTAATCTTTTTAAAAGGATTTGAATCACCATTTTCTGACGAAGATGTAATTTCTATCCGGAATCTTGAGGAAAAATCAAAATTTGATCAGCAGCAGAAATTTACCTATAAATTATTAGACAGTACGTTCTCACAGATCAGGAGGCTTACCGATGAGCCCCCTTCTCCTTTTGAAGAAGACCGGATTATGAACGGAATTAATGATGTAGCCAATTATTATGCAAATAATAATACACTGGACATCAGAAAGGAAGCTTATCCTCAGATTGCCAATTTTTATAAAATGTACTTCGATGATAAGAAGATCATTTCAAGTAAAACAGAGAATATCAAGAAACTCGAAAAACAGTTTGAAGATTGCTCGATAGGTTTTAAAGAAAAGAAAAGCCAGCTGTTCCAGCGTGAGAATGCTCTGAAAGCCAGAAGCCAATAA
- a CDS encoding response regulator transcription factor, which yields MSKSLTNTVRFSIADSDFYFKKIMIRTLTENPFFMLLNDCNNGHELISRNYRRQEDVFIIELFMPVLSGIEAIKYIRKNNPETPVITYSSTYQEDMAEILSKLPNIYYCQKKSNIIKDIIKGKIASDTFDYTAYTKEWEQQPLAVQDYMERQKKSQEELSSTEIQLMKFCYEGFSNKEIGEKLNLSTRTIDTYINRLTEKLGLKTKLHLIRFCVENGYYNSSM from the coding sequence ATGAGTAAATCATTAACTAATACTGTGAGATTTTCTATTGCTGACAGTGATTTTTATTTTAAAAAAATAATGATCCGGACACTTACTGAAAATCCGTTCTTCATGCTTTTAAATGACTGTAATAACGGTCACGAGCTTATCAGCCGAAATTACAGAAGGCAGGAAGATGTTTTCATCATTGAACTTTTCATGCCTGTCCTCAGCGGAATCGAAGCTATTAAATACATCAGAAAAAACAATCCTGAAACTCCTGTCATCACTTATTCAAGCACCTACCAGGAAGATATGGCGGAAATTCTTTCTAAACTGCCCAATATTTATTACTGTCAGAAAAAAAGTAATATTATCAAAGATATTATTAAGGGAAAAATTGCATCCGACACCTTCGATTATACAGCTTATACTAAAGAATGGGAACAACAGCCGCTGGCTGTACAGGATTATATGGAAAGGCAGAAAAAAAGCCAGGAAGAGCTGTCTTCTACTGAAATCCAGCTTATGAAATTCTGTTACGAAGGCTTCAGCAATAAAGAAATCGGAGAAAAACTGAACCTGAGTACCAGGACGATAGATACCTATATCAACAGGCTTACCGAAAAGCTCGGACTGAAAACAAAACTGCATCTCATCCGCTTCTGCGTAGAGAATGGATATTACAATTCCAGCATGTAA
- a CDS encoding NUDIX hydrolase, with protein sequence MSFGKDLLRKIKTTELPGINAHGVFSPPSRPVFTYDEVLKKNPKFAAVNIVLYLKNDEWHFPLIQRTINEHDRHSGQISLPGGKREELDQDFAETAVRETSEEIGIEKHYVRMIRELSPIYIPPSNFYVYPYISYTKKNPEFILQQSEAVEVIEFPVTSFLNLPDQPEMMALPSAAGHEVPVINFNGYIIWGATAMILSEFSQLLKKM encoded by the coding sequence ATGAGTTTTGGAAAAGATTTATTACGAAAAATAAAAACCACGGAATTGCCCGGGATAAATGCTCATGGAGTATTTTCACCACCCTCGCGTCCCGTCTTCACCTATGATGAGGTTTTGAAGAAGAATCCAAAATTTGCTGCCGTGAATATAGTTTTGTATCTGAAAAATGACGAGTGGCATTTTCCGCTGATCCAGAGAACGATTAACGAACACGACAGACACAGTGGCCAGATCTCTTTACCTGGCGGAAAACGCGAAGAACTGGATCAGGATTTTGCAGAAACTGCGGTCCGTGAAACTTCAGAAGAAATCGGTATAGAAAAACATTATGTGAGAATGATCAGGGAATTGTCACCGATCTATATTCCTCCGAGTAATTTTTATGTGTACCCCTACATTTCGTACACTAAAAAAAATCCCGAATTCATTTTACAGCAAAGCGAAGCGGTAGAAGTAATCGAATTTCCAGTTACCTCTTTCCTAAATCTTCCGGATCAGCCTGAAATGATGGCGCTTCCGAGCGCTGCAGGCCATGAGGTACCGGTTATTAATTTCAACGGATACATCATCTGGGGTGCCACAGCAATGATTTTAAGCGAATTCAGCCAGTTGCTGAAAAAAATGTAA
- a CDS encoding aldo/keto reductase: protein MEQKTYTGQPVITLNNGVNIPALGFGVWQMEDLNECENAVLTAIETGYRMIDTASIYQNETAVGKAIRNSGIDRDDLFVTSKLWVQDTTYEKTKAAFQRTLDRLALDYLDMYLIHWPYSDFNGAWKAMEELYQEGKIKAIGVCNFTIKKMDELKANASVPPVINQIELHPLFQQKELQEYNRENNIITQPWSPLGNGNAGLLDNEELKKIASAYHKTVAQVILRWHLQEGFCVIPKSVTPSRIAENFNVFDFELTEADMNTVRSLDTGKRLFFDPEDPAWEEKMLNAVADI, encoded by the coding sequence ATGGAGCAGAAAACATATACAGGGCAACCTGTCATTACCTTAAATAACGGAGTAAACATTCCTGCGCTGGGTTTCGGAGTCTGGCAGATGGAAGATCTGAATGAATGTGAAAATGCTGTCCTGACAGCCATTGAAACAGGATATCGGATGATTGATACGGCTTCCATTTATCAAAATGAAACAGCGGTTGGAAAAGCGATCAGAAACAGTGGAATAGACCGCGATGATTTATTTGTGACTTCAAAATTATGGGTGCAGGATACGACCTATGAAAAGACAAAGGCGGCTTTCCAGAGAACACTGGACAGATTGGCGCTTGACTATCTGGATATGTATCTGATTCACTGGCCGTATTCAGATTTCAACGGAGCATGGAAGGCGATGGAAGAATTGTATCAGGAAGGGAAGATTAAGGCAATTGGAGTCTGTAATTTTACTATTAAAAAAATGGATGAGCTGAAAGCAAATGCTAGCGTTCCTCCGGTTATCAACCAGATCGAACTGCATCCGCTTTTCCAACAGAAAGAACTTCAGGAATACAACAGAGAAAATAATATCATTACGCAGCCGTGGAGTCCGCTTGGCAACGGGAATGCAGGACTTCTGGATAATGAGGAGCTGAAAAAGATCGCTTCAGCCTACCATAAGACAGTGGCACAGGTGATCCTGAGATGGCATTTGCAGGAAGGTTTCTGTGTCATTCCAAAATCTGTAACACCTTCCAGGATTGCAGAGAACTTCAATGTCTTTGATTTTGAGTTAACGGAAGCTGACATGAATACCGTCCGTTCTTTAGACACCGGGAAAAGATTATTTTTTGATCCTGAAGACCCTGCATGGGAAGAAAAAATGCTGAATGCAGTAGCCGATATCTAA
- a CDS encoding lysophospholipid acyltransferase family protein, with product MAKKNIFTDAFGTPYFFKRVIIFILGFVSYRRFNGFNKLKITGTEHLVDLPDSNVLFVSNHQTYFADVAAMYHAFCAVNNGYLNTIKNPIYLLNPKIDFYYVAAEETMNKGILPKIFKIAGAVTVKRTWRAEGKNVNRLVDLTEVDNIMKALDNGWVATFPQGTTSAFAQGRKGTAKLVKNQRPIVIPIKINGFRRAFDKKGLRVKVTGVKPTMEFKAPLDIDYDKENAHEILLKIMTAIEQTEDFNLLHQYDEELKAKKSEQKESDN from the coding sequence ATGGCGAAGAAAAATATTTTCACTGATGCATTCGGTACACCCTATTTTTTTAAGAGGGTAATTATTTTTATTTTAGGATTTGTGTCTTACAGAAGATTCAACGGCTTTAATAAATTGAAAATAACAGGTACTGAGCACCTCGTGGATCTTCCGGATTCCAATGTGTTATTTGTATCCAACCACCAGACCTACTTTGCTGATGTTGCGGCCATGTATCATGCATTCTGTGCTGTGAATAACGGATACCTGAATACGATCAAAAACCCGATTTACCTGCTCAATCCAAAGATCGATTTTTATTATGTAGCAGCTGAAGAAACCATGAATAAAGGTATTCTTCCTAAAATTTTTAAAATTGCAGGCGCAGTAACGGTAAAGAGAACCTGGAGAGCTGAGGGTAAAAATGTCAACAGACTGGTAGACCTCACGGAGGTAGATAATATTATGAAAGCTCTGGATAACGGCTGGGTAGCCACTTTCCCTCAGGGTACCACTTCTGCTTTTGCCCAGGGAAGAAAAGGAACTGCAAAACTGGTAAAAAACCAGCGGCCGATTGTGATCCCCATTAAAATTAATGGATTCCGGAGAGCATTCGATAAAAAAGGTCTTCGTGTGAAAGTAACGGGTGTAAAACCTACCATGGAGTTTAAAGCGCCTCTGGATATCGATTACGATAAAGAAAATGCTCATGAAATCCTGTTAAAAATCATGACTGCCATAGAGCAGACAGAAGATTTTAACCTGCTGCACCAGTATGATGAAGAACTGAAAGCTAAAAAATCAGAACAAAAGGAATCAGATAATTAA
- a CDS encoding GNAT family N-acetyltransferase, whose product MPLQFRPAEPEDYFRIMEIWESAVKATHHFLTEEDFEYYKRIIPLEYLPVLEIHLVTENEEAKGFAAVAEGNLEMLFIHNEVRGKGLGKKLYQMMQEQTPFTKVDVNEQNPQAIGFYEKLGFRKTGRSEKDGSGKEYPVIHMSL is encoded by the coding sequence ATGCCACTTCAATTCAGACCTGCAGAACCGGAAGATTATTTCAGAATCATGGAAATCTGGGAATCTGCCGTGAAAGCGACGCACCATTTTCTCACTGAAGAAGATTTTGAATATTATAAAAGGATTATTCCCCTGGAATACCTGCCGGTTCTTGAGATACATCTGGTTACTGAAAATGAGGAGGCCAAAGGTTTTGCCGCAGTGGCAGAAGGAAATTTGGAAATGCTTTTCATTCATAATGAGGTGCGGGGAAAAGGATTGGGTAAAAAGCTTTACCAGATGATGCAGGAACAAACCCCTTTTACAAAGGTAGATGTTAACGAACAAAATCCGCAGGCTATCGGATTTTACGAAAAGTTAGGATTCAGAAAAACCGGAAGATCTGAAAAAGACGGCTCAGGGAAAGAATATCCGGTTATTCATATGAGTTTGTAA